A genomic stretch from Azospirillum brasilense includes:
- a CDS encoding glycosyltransferase — protein MFDIVGRAIRSGIPVRGLALADPPEAGFREGAEAVAPPGQDPLRLDGAPEEWADRLRAADANALMAGGTEVLFRLGAAGGLEPLDVIALPPAAEGETGTPVAPFLFDRGFVPLRGAGPGRLFVRSAVLPDPADAGADEGAAVAMTSLGSNGRFANQMFQYAFLRLYGLRAGASIQVPAWDGEALFGLSDDRPDPNALPEIRFYDFDGDDRILWALDAPPAGVDFWGYFQELPESWRQHRAFLRRLFRLRADWSSPLDRWFDRVTEGGRRPLLAVHVRRGDYVRLHREGLGWYRPIPESWYVAWLRERLAALAGAGSPEPVVFVATDDPAGVLPAFAEFEPLTAADVSAGDADLLAHLIDFEVLRRAGHLGIANSSFSRMASLLAPDGQRVAVPDIRTERLVPYDPWGERAFWERFDDGNPPDPAMGDSPGAVLRRGLRARRERGEGLAALHWEKVHAAALEQAVAAEQARAEVLTASLAAQKSWTEELTGLLAAQKAWTEELNASFTAEVARTEELRAILHDRECRIADLGDALERQAVEMARQRDTLGAELEAVRFQAMLGTPKWLVRRALLKGAFLGLSTADRALGWMHAGLRLRLRYVAGLIYDRRYHELSVLLRSKFGAPATAAGEAAVPARNGTVAEPPAPPVPVPAAAPAALPAAVPVAFMGGEAFEAEISGWLNPGWYGSRELEAGERFWTPPAAADRAGPDARYEEGTQRILGLFGEMPDDLCPNPDPYLRFGPLDRFYQRFSAAAPAAATPATRSDAGFSIVTPFFRHLGFFEDCARSVAELVAHTEARAPGVAVEWVIANDDPDIADAALLERVPPAIRDRVTVVPTGKAGSISTGLNLAIERSRLDWVLFLDCDDLIRREAVEVLRHYAARFPKCRYISSSMVDIAEDGRVIRFRRHDAPPQRMLEQGMLAGHLKAVRRDAFADHGPLDARFDGCQDFEFVLRMMLDEPILIVPEPLYFYRWHGGTQSLSRHIRQMETHRRIQRHVLRRLVQPAPAAQPRAVAGEPLRGMAVVRTRGTRLDLLRETVRSIAEQPLPMTPAVVVHGDEALAARVRAWCDDAAPGTLCLAASQPGRRRGYPANVGIEHALAHPDRFGYVMFVDDDDILYPLAAERMAGAMVHGGADVVYAVGNKRVPWQPAEEAYHPLPAATLLGGNFIPINTYAVRTAALAATGARFDETLEYLEDWDLLIQLLGGDARFHMLPETVSEFRMFGDGNTTVRRMPELFDAADRRLRTRCAQTAARMGIDAFHRSVLDFDFAARPPLAPTEIGMMIDAQARFTEGQDTIAA, from the coding sequence ATGTTTGACATTGTCGGCCGCGCAATCCGGAGCGGAATCCCCGTTCGCGGCCTGGCCCTGGCCGATCCACCCGAAGCCGGTTTCCGCGAAGGCGCGGAGGCTGTTGCTCCCCCCGGACAGGACCCGCTGCGGCTTGACGGGGCTCCGGAGGAATGGGCGGACCGGTTGCGCGCCGCGGACGCCAACGCCCTGATGGCCGGCGGCACGGAGGTCTTGTTCAGGCTCGGCGCTGCGGGCGGCCTGGAGCCGCTCGATGTGATCGCCCTGCCCCCGGCGGCGGAGGGGGAGACGGGGACGCCTGTGGCGCCGTTCCTGTTCGACCGGGGCTTCGTCCCGCTACGCGGGGCCGGACCCGGGCGCCTGTTCGTGCGCTCCGCCGTCCTTCCCGACCCGGCCGATGCCGGGGCGGATGAGGGCGCCGCCGTCGCGATGACCTCGCTCGGCAGCAACGGGCGCTTCGCCAACCAGATGTTCCAGTACGCCTTCCTGCGCCTCTACGGCCTGCGCGCCGGGGCGTCCATCCAGGTGCCCGCCTGGGACGGGGAGGCGCTGTTCGGGCTGTCCGACGACCGGCCCGACCCCAACGCCCTTCCGGAAATCCGCTTCTACGACTTCGACGGAGACGACCGCATCCTGTGGGCGCTCGACGCGCCGCCCGCCGGCGTCGATTTCTGGGGCTATTTCCAGGAGCTGCCGGAAAGCTGGCGGCAGCACCGCGCCTTCCTGCGCCGTCTGTTCCGGCTGCGGGCGGATTGGTCATCCCCGCTGGACCGGTGGTTCGACCGCGTGACGGAGGGCGGGCGGCGCCCGCTGCTGGCCGTCCATGTCCGCCGCGGCGACTATGTGCGGCTGCATCGGGAGGGTCTGGGCTGGTACCGCCCGATCCCCGAGAGCTGGTACGTGGCGTGGCTGCGCGAACGGCTGGCCGCCCTGGCCGGAGCCGGATCGCCCGAGCCCGTCGTCTTCGTGGCCACCGACGATCCGGCGGGCGTCCTGCCGGCCTTCGCCGAGTTCGAGCCGCTGACCGCCGCCGACGTTTCCGCCGGCGATGCGGATCTGCTGGCCCACCTGATCGACTTCGAGGTCCTGCGCCGCGCCGGGCATCTGGGCATCGCCAACAGCAGCTTCTCGCGCATGGCTTCCCTTCTGGCGCCGGACGGCCAGCGGGTGGCGGTCCCCGACATCCGGACGGAGCGCCTGGTGCCCTACGACCCCTGGGGCGAACGGGCCTTCTGGGAGCGCTTCGACGACGGGAACCCTCCGGACCCGGCCATGGGCGATTCCCCCGGCGCGGTGCTGCGGCGCGGGTTGCGCGCCCGGCGGGAACGGGGCGAAGGGCTGGCCGCCCTGCATTGGGAGAAGGTGCACGCCGCCGCGCTCGAACAGGCGGTCGCCGCGGAGCAGGCACGGGCCGAAGTGCTGACCGCTTCGTTGGCTGCCCAGAAGAGCTGGACCGAGGAACTGACGGGTTTGCTGGCCGCCCAGAAGGCCTGGACCGAGGAGTTGAACGCATCCTTCACCGCCGAGGTGGCGCGGACCGAGGAGCTGCGGGCAATTCTCCACGACCGGGAATGCCGGATCGCGGATCTGGGTGATGCCCTGGAGCGGCAGGCCGTCGAAATGGCCCGGCAGCGCGATACCCTGGGGGCGGAGTTGGAGGCCGTCCGTTTCCAGGCGATGCTGGGAACGCCGAAATGGCTGGTGCGCCGGGCCTTGCTGAAAGGAGCTTTCCTGGGGCTGAGCACGGCCGATCGCGCGCTCGGCTGGATGCACGCCGGCCTGCGCCTGCGCCTGCGCTACGTTGCCGGGCTGATCTACGACCGCCGGTATCATGAGCTGTCCGTCCTGCTGCGCAGCAAGTTCGGCGCGCCCGCGACGGCGGCCGGGGAAGCCGCCGTTCCGGCTCGGAACGGCACCGTCGCGGAACCGCCGGCTCCGCCGGTCCCGGTTCCTGCCGCCGCTCCAGCGGCCCTCCCAGCCGCCGTCCCCGTCGCCTTCATGGGCGGTGAAGCATTCGAAGCGGAGATCAGCGGCTGGCTGAACCCCGGTTGGTACGGCAGCCGCGAGCTGGAGGCCGGAGAGCGCTTCTGGACGCCGCCCGCCGCCGCGGACCGCGCGGGGCCGGACGCCCGCTACGAGGAGGGGACGCAACGCATCCTTGGCCTGTTCGGCGAGATGCCGGACGACCTCTGCCCGAATCCCGACCCGTACCTGCGCTTCGGGCCGCTCGATCGCTTCTACCAGCGCTTCTCGGCCGCCGCTCCGGCTGCCGCGACCCCGGCCACGCGGTCCGACGCGGGCTTCTCCATCGTCACGCCCTTCTTCCGTCATCTCGGCTTCTTCGAGGACTGCGCCCGCTCGGTGGCCGAGCTGGTCGCCCACACGGAGGCCCGCGCGCCGGGCGTGGCCGTCGAGTGGGTGATCGCCAACGATGACCCGGACATCGCCGACGCCGCCCTGCTGGAGCGGGTGCCCCCGGCGATCCGCGACCGCGTGACCGTCGTGCCGACCGGCAAGGCGGGATCGATTTCCACCGGGCTGAATCTGGCCATCGAACGCAGCCGCCTGGACTGGGTGCTGTTCCTCGACTGCGACGACCTGATCCGGCGCGAGGCGGTGGAGGTGCTGCGGCATTACGCCGCGCGCTTCCCGAAATGCCGCTACATCTCCTCCTCGATGGTGGACATCGCCGAGGACGGGAGGGTTATTCGCTTCCGTCGGCACGACGCGCCGCCGCAGCGGATGCTGGAGCAGGGCATGCTCGCCGGCCATCTGAAGGCGGTGCGGCGCGATGCTTTCGCCGACCACGGCCCGCTGGACGCCCGCTTCGACGGCTGCCAGGACTTCGAGTTTGTCCTGCGGATGATGCTCGACGAGCCGATCCTGATCGTTCCGGAACCGCTGTACTTCTACCGCTGGCACGGCGGCACCCAATCGCTGTCGCGCCACATCCGCCAGATGGAAACCCACCGGCGCATCCAGCGGCATGTCCTGCGCCGCCTCGTCCAGCCTGCCCCCGCCGCCCAGCCCCGGGCGGTCGCCGGAGAGCCGCTGCGCGGCATGGCGGTGGTGCGCACGCGGGGCACGCGGCTGGACCTGCTGCGGGAAACGGTGCGCTCGATCGCGGAGCAGCCCCTGCCGATGACTCCCGCGGTGGTCGTCCACGGCGATGAAGCTCTGGCCGCGCGGGTGCGTGCCTGGTGCGACGACGCGGCGCCCGGCACGTTGTGCCTGGCGGCTAGCCAGCCTGGACGGCGGCGCGGCTATCCGGCCAATGTCGGGATCGAGCACGCCCTGGCCCATCCCGACCGCTTCGGCTACGTCATGTTCGTCGACGACGACGACATCCTCTATCCCCTCGCCGCCGAGCGAATGGCCGGAGCGATGGTCCATGGCGGGGCGGACGTCGTCTACGCCGTCGGCAACAAGCGGGTTCCCTGGCAGCCGGCGGAGGAAGCCTATCACCCGCTGCCCGCGGCGACTCTGCTCGGCGGCAACTTCATACCGATCAACACCTACGCGGTGCGCACGGCGGCGCTCGCGGCCACCGGGGCGCGCTTCGACGAGACGCTGGAGTATCTGGAGGACTGGGACCTGCTGATCCAGCTTCTGGGCGGCGACGCCCGCTTCCACATGCTGCCCGAAACGGTCTCGGAGTTCCGCATGTTCGGCGACGGCAACACCACGGTCCGCCGCATGCCCGAGTTGTTCGACGCCGCCGACCGCAGGCTGCGGACGCGCTGCGCGCAGACGGCGGCGCGGATGGGCATCGACGCCTTCCACCGCTCCGTCCTTGATTTCGACTTCGCCGCCCGGCCGCCCCTCGCCCCTACGGAGATCGGGATGATGATCGACGCCCAGGCTCGTTTCACCGAAGGGCAGGACACGATCGCGGCATGA
- a CDS encoding glycosyltransferase family 2 protein yields the protein MTMKEPQAMSGQGKAIGAGAEPGMGTSVLLPVFMRGASVTEVALLDRAIASVLEQDYPGPLEILVIDDGSPMPVADLVRSGHLPDRPEIRWERNERNSGLVHTLNRGLALASHPYIARMDGDDRWCPGKIARQFERFRADPDLTIVATGMTIVDSEGRTLDTHLRKDGWGEIMRFSLEVGCPFPHGSVVARRDVYRLLGGYPHDPAFSHCEDYTLWSLWLRFFKPAMVEELLFDYTASSGSVSGLHSAQQRRASGAVNLWLRRQNLQGTLPADMERLAALLGLSVFEAGVLCYRLWRYRPVALLPAAALPVLRRILVDRDLEAVGIADGEAAGAVGLERILADFRTAAVPPAESIAIVMHL from the coding sequence ATGACCATGAAGGAACCGCAGGCCATGAGCGGCCAGGGCAAGGCGATCGGCGCCGGGGCCGAGCCCGGCATGGGCACCAGCGTGCTGCTGCCCGTTTTCATGCGTGGAGCCTCGGTGACGGAAGTCGCGCTGCTCGACCGGGCCATCGCTTCGGTCCTGGAGCAGGACTATCCCGGACCGCTGGAGATCCTGGTGATCGACGACGGCAGCCCGATGCCGGTCGCCGATCTCGTGCGCAGCGGCCATCTGCCCGACCGGCCCGAGATCCGCTGGGAGCGGAACGAGCGCAACAGCGGGCTGGTCCATACGCTGAACCGCGGCCTCGCCCTGGCCAGCCACCCCTACATCGCCCGGATGGACGGCGACGACCGCTGGTGCCCCGGCAAGATCGCCCGCCAGTTCGAACGCTTCCGCGCCGACCCCGACCTGACCATCGTGGCCACCGGGATGACCATCGTCGATTCCGAGGGGCGTACGCTCGACACCCATCTGCGCAAGGACGGCTGGGGCGAGATCATGCGCTTCTCGCTGGAGGTCGGCTGCCCCTTCCCGCACGGCAGCGTGGTCGCCCGGCGCGACGTCTACCGGCTGCTCGGCGGCTATCCGCACGACCCGGCCTTCTCCCACTGCGAGGACTACACGCTGTGGAGCCTGTGGCTGCGCTTCTTCAAGCCGGCCATGGTGGAGGAACTGCTGTTCGACTACACCGCCTCCTCCGGTTCCGTCTCCGGGCTGCATTCGGCCCAGCAGCGGCGGGCGAGCGGCGCCGTGAACCTGTGGCTCCGGCGGCAGAACCTGCAAGGCACCCTGCCCGCGGACATGGAGCGGCTGGCCGCCCTGCTCGGCCTGTCGGTGTTCGAGGCCGGAGTCCTCTGCTACCGGCTGTGGCGCTACCGGCCCGTGGCCCTGCTGCCTGCCGCCGCTCTGCCGGTCCTGCGCCGCATCCTGGTGGACCGCGACCTGGAGGCTGTGGGGATCGCCGACGGCGAAGCGGCCGGCGCGGTCGGGCTGGAACGGATCCTGGCGGATTTCCGGACGGCGGCGGTCCCACCGGCAGAGAGCATTGCAATCGTCATGCATCTTTAA
- a CDS encoding IS5/IS1182 family transposase, translating into MNLYQRVREQEGREASPTAALLGNQSARAAERETCGGPGRLRPGRKIKGVKHHILVGTLGLLLNVVVHHAGPQDHDGGDRRLEIVKRSDQAKSFVVLPKRWLAEQTLSRLTRCRRLVRHYEQYLCTSVVVFHIAMIRLRLCQLAQKQSFRSST; encoded by the coding sequence ATGAACCTCTACCAGCGGGTCCGCGAGCAGGAAGGCCGCGAGGCCAGCCCGACCGCCGCGCTGCTGGGCAATCAAAGCGCCCGTGCGGCGGAAAGGGAAACCTGCGGCGGACCCGGTCGGCTACGGCCCGGCAGGAAGATCAAGGGCGTCAAGCATCACATCCTCGTCGGCACGCTCGGACTGCTGCTGAACGTCGTCGTTCATCACGCCGGCCCCCAAGATCACGACGGCGGCGACCGGCGACTGGAGATCGTCAAGCGCTCCGATCAGGCCAAGAGCTTCGTCGTGCTCCCGAAGCGGTGGCTGGCCGAGCAAACGCTCTCACGGCTCACCCGATGCCGTCGCTTGGTACGCCATTACGAACAGTATCTCTGCACCTCCGTCGTCGTCTTCCACATCGCCATGATCCGCCTGAGGCTTTGCCAGCTCGCTCAGAAACAATCTTTCAGGTCAAGCACTTAA
- a CDS encoding class I SAM-dependent methyltransferase — protein sequence MDKDEILNQMAAVVEQNGPWTAHDILLAEGISTMGKGLHQQWRVDWLRNFIEENSAISIKLLRILDLACLEGLFAIEFARLGAETVGIEIRDLHLAKAEFARRVLGFENCQFHRGDVRNIPDHVGEFDVIICAGILYHLDFPDCVRFLKEMAARSRDLVIIDSHFAYDHIRESVLPLSDMRTYEYEGQQYRGRQIIEHAEHVTPEQKAKVHVWASIDNNVSVWLDERDVVRIMDESGFRLVANKLPSGSSTQDRPTLVFKRVPQTQA from the coding sequence GTGGATAAAGATGAAATATTGAATCAGATGGCGGCTGTCGTTGAGCAGAATGGACCGTGGACAGCACATGATATCCTTCTTGCAGAAGGAATCAGCACGATGGGAAAGGGATTGCACCAGCAGTGGCGCGTGGATTGGCTTAGAAATTTCATCGAAGAAAACAGCGCGATATCAATAAAATTGTTACGCATTCTTGATCTTGCTTGCCTTGAGGGTCTGTTTGCTATCGAATTCGCGCGACTTGGTGCCGAAACGGTTGGTATCGAAATTCGCGACCTCCATCTGGCGAAAGCTGAGTTCGCCCGCCGTGTTCTGGGTTTTGAGAACTGCCAGTTCCATCGCGGCGATGTGAGAAACATCCCGGACCATGTCGGTGAGTTCGACGTGATCATCTGCGCCGGCATTCTTTATCATCTGGATTTCCCGGACTGCGTGCGGTTCCTCAAGGAAATGGCGGCGCGGTCGCGCGATCTGGTGATCATCGACAGTCATTTCGCTTATGACCACATCAGGGAGTCGGTCCTGCCGCTCTCCGACATGCGGACTTACGAGTATGAAGGGCAGCAGTACCGCGGGCGGCAAATCATCGAGCACGCCGAGCATGTGACGCCGGAGCAGAAGGCCAAGGTCCACGTCTGGGCATCCATCGACAACAATGTCAGCGTCTGGCTTGATGAGCGGGACGTCGTCCGGATCATGGATGAAAGCGGTTTCCGGCTGGTTGCGAACAAACTCCCGAGTGGATCCAGCACCCAGGACCGCCCGACACTGGTGTTCAAGCGCGTCCCACAGACCCAGGCGTGA
- a CDS encoding ABC transporter ATP-binding protein gives MKDDTAMQDMPSDGDVSIRVSGVGKCYHIYARPQDRLLQFLLRGRRQFYREFWALKDIDLTIRRGESVALIGRNGAGKSTLLQVISGVLQPTGGSMDVRGRIAPLLELGSSFNPEFSGMENIGLSASVLGLSEEQIAERREAIIAFADIGDFIHQPVRTYSSGMQARLAFAVAAHVDAEILIVDEILSVGDIAFTQKCTRFIREFRERGTLLFVSHDIGAITALCDRAVWLSGGTVVADGVPREVAHHYKAWMAGPQQHMTAQDFLETLKTAEAEATEVEAEAEAEAAVEAEVVVTQGGPDGETALVQTLDAQVQTVFRRDVLSSGEGGAKILQAWIEDARGTPVSMVNGGDLVTLCIEAEAQQTLDSLIVGFGVKDRLGQTMFAWDTTKTDLVIPPVNVGDRFRAGFRFHFPYLLGGTYTTNLAIANGTSDMYIQHHWMYDALEFHVQWSTVAQGLFGIPMDGVSLAINP, from the coding sequence ATGAAAGACGACACCGCAATGCAGGACATGCCGTCCGACGGCGACGTCTCGATCCGGGTTTCCGGCGTCGGCAAGTGCTATCACATCTACGCCCGGCCGCAGGATCGCCTCCTGCAATTCCTGCTGCGCGGCCGCCGGCAGTTCTACCGGGAGTTCTGGGCGCTCAAGGACATCGACCTGACGATCCGCCGCGGGGAGTCCGTGGCGCTGATCGGGCGCAACGGGGCCGGCAAATCAACTTTGCTGCAGGTCATCAGCGGCGTTCTGCAACCGACCGGTGGCAGCATGGACGTGCGCGGGCGGATCGCCCCGCTTCTGGAATTGGGCAGCAGTTTCAACCCCGAATTCAGCGGGATGGAGAACATCGGGCTGTCGGCCTCCGTACTCGGCCTCAGCGAAGAGCAGATCGCCGAGCGGCGCGAGGCCATCATCGCCTTCGCCGACATCGGCGACTTCATCCATCAGCCGGTGCGAACCTATTCGAGCGGCATGCAGGCGCGCTTGGCCTTCGCCGTCGCTGCCCATGTGGACGCCGAGATCCTGATCGTCGACGAGATCCTGTCGGTCGGCGACATCGCCTTCACCCAGAAGTGCACCCGCTTCATCCGCGAGTTCCGCGAACGCGGAACGCTGCTGTTCGTGTCCCACGATATCGGCGCCATAACCGCCCTGTGCGACCGCGCGGTGTGGTTGAGCGGTGGAACGGTCGTTGCGGACGGCGTGCCGCGCGAGGTGGCTCATCATTACAAGGCCTGGATGGCCGGACCCCAGCAGCACATGACGGCCCAGGACTTCCTGGAGACCCTGAAGACCGCGGAGGCCGAGGCGACGGAAGTGGAAGCGGAAGCCGAAGCCGAAGCCGCCGTCGAGGCGGAGGTCGTCGTGACCCAAGGCGGGCCGGACGGCGAGACGGCGTTGGTGCAGACGCTCGACGCCCAGGTCCAGACCGTCTTCCGCCGCGACGTGCTGTCCTCCGGCGAGGGCGGGGCCAAGATTCTCCAGGCGTGGATCGAGGACGCGCGGGGCACCCCCGTCTCCATGGTCAACGGCGGCGACCTCGTGACCCTGTGCATCGAGGCCGAGGCCCAGCAGACCCTGGACAGCCTGATCGTCGGCTTCGGCGTCAAGGACCGGCTCGGCCAGACGATGTTCGCCTGGGACACGACCAAGACCGATCTCGTCATCCCGCCGGTGAATGTCGGCGACCGCTTCCGCGCCGGGTTCCGCTTCCACTTCCCCTACCTGCTGGGCGGCACCTACACGACCAATCTGGCCATCGCGAACGGGACGTCGGACATGTACATCCAGCATCACTGGATGTACGACGCCCTGGAATTCCACGTGCAATGGTCGACCGTGGCGCAGGGCCTGTTCGGCATTCCCATGGACGGCGTATCCCTGGCGATCAACCCATGA
- a CDS encoding acyltransferase family protein, translated as MTAIAGPPPGGKFYSVELESLRGLAAIAVVLAHASAIFSVDGISAYWGMPLGSQSPATLTLSLIGALFNPGTAVVFFFVLSGYVLTRSLADDPLPFGTYLIRRAFRLFPPMWASILLMSALLAAGGAPADRTIFSDWFNAVFSAGIGLRDVAENLVLAGFKANPVTWTMYVEAIGSLFIPFSLFISKRFGGSRFGRACRYALLLVLFVLSMATFPSLSLSYVVCFQVGAMLAQDRSLVIARHQGIVILAAVAAMVCERLFIPSERWSLLVNIAVSAAVMLAILGRAETCFLRHKMMRFIGLVSYSLYLFHVPVIYAVGMAAAALGLRGQGVWPSLGLLSIVTVLSLGLAAVTHRLIEAPTRRAGRRLTAGGSGITQCRQIQYEGGGTAGS; from the coding sequence ATGACCGCGATCGCTGGACCACCGCCGGGCGGAAAGTTCTACAGCGTGGAGCTGGAAAGTCTGCGTGGTCTGGCGGCCATCGCCGTCGTGCTCGCGCACGCCTCGGCAATCTTTTCGGTGGACGGGATCTCTGCCTATTGGGGGATGCCGCTGGGCAGCCAGTCGCCGGCGACTTTGACGCTGTCGCTCATCGGCGCTCTGTTCAATCCGGGCACCGCGGTGGTTTTTTTCTTTGTGCTGAGCGGCTATGTGCTGACCCGGTCGCTGGCCGACGACCCCCTGCCGTTCGGGACGTATCTGATCCGGCGCGCCTTCCGGCTCTTTCCGCCGATGTGGGCGTCCATCCTGCTGATGTCGGCCCTGCTCGCAGCCGGAGGCGCGCCGGCCGATAGGACGATCTTTTCTGACTGGTTCAACGCCGTCTTCTCGGCAGGCATCGGTTTGCGGGATGTCGCCGAGAACCTCGTCCTAGCGGGGTTCAAGGCGAATCCGGTGACCTGGACAATGTATGTCGAGGCCATCGGATCCCTTTTCATCCCGTTCAGCCTGTTCATCAGCAAACGTTTCGGGGGCTCGCGCTTCGGGAGGGCCTGCCGGTACGCTCTGCTGCTTGTCCTGTTCGTCCTGTCGATGGCGACCTTCCCCTCGCTGAGCCTGTCCTATGTCGTGTGCTTCCAGGTCGGCGCCATGCTGGCCCAGGACCGGTCGTTGGTCATCGCACGCCACCAGGGGATCGTGATTCTTGCCGCCGTGGCGGCCATGGTCTGCGAAAGGCTGTTTATCCCCTCGGAGCGCTGGAGCCTGCTGGTGAACATCGCCGTGTCGGCGGCAGTGATGCTGGCCATCCTCGGCCGGGCTGAAACCTGCTTTCTCAGGCACAAGATGATGCGCTTCATCGGACTGGTATCCTACAGCCTGTACCTCTTCCATGTCCCGGTGATCTATGCCGTCGGAATGGCCGCGGCGGCGCTGGGCCTCCGGGGACAGGGGGTGTGGCCGAGCCTGGGTCTCCTGAGCATCGTCACCGTGCTGAGTCTAGGGCTGGCTGCGGTCACCCATCGTCTGATTGAAGCGCCCACCCGCCGCGCCGGACGGCGGCTGACGGCGGGGGGCTCCGGGATCACACAATGTCGGCAAATCCAGTACGAAGGTGGCGGAACAGCCGGAAGCTGA
- a CDS encoding ABC transporter permease: protein MTMAASAPQVPTGLAGLFTMPWHHRALLRRLVRREIEARYRGSLLGVVWALLTPVLMLAVFTFVFSVVFQARWGSSTGGKGEFALILFAGLIVFNMFSEALNRSPSLVLENPSYVKKVVFPLEVLPWVMVLSSLFQVVISLAILLVFHLAVSGLPPLSVLFLPLVWLPLLFLCLGTGFLFGALGVYLRDLRSIMPVASQLLMFLSPLFYPASALPESFRRLLHLNPLTGIIENTRTVLFAGTPPDWTVLGVQIVAGLLFATFSFRLFRHLRTGFADIV, encoded by the coding sequence ATGACCATGGCCGCAAGCGCTCCGCAAGTTCCGACCGGTTTGGCCGGCCTGTTCACGATGCCCTGGCATCACCGCGCCCTGCTGCGCCGCCTCGTCCGGCGAGAGATCGAAGCCCGATACCGGGGATCGCTGCTTGGCGTGGTCTGGGCGCTCCTGACCCCGGTCCTCATGCTGGCCGTCTTCACCTTCGTGTTCTCGGTGGTGTTCCAGGCCCGCTGGGGCAGTTCAACCGGCGGAAAGGGGGAATTCGCCCTGATCCTGTTCGCTGGCCTGATCGTCTTCAACATGTTCTCGGAGGCGCTGAACCGGTCGCCCAGCCTTGTTCTGGAGAACCCGTCCTATGTGAAGAAGGTGGTCTTCCCGCTGGAGGTGCTGCCTTGGGTGATGGTGTTGTCCAGCCTGTTCCAGGTGGTCATCAGCCTAGCCATCCTGCTCGTCTTTCATCTTGCGGTGAGTGGGCTGCCACCGCTGTCGGTGCTGTTCCTGCCGCTGGTCTGGTTGCCCCTGCTGTTTCTCTGCCTGGGCACCGGCTTTCTGTTCGGCGCGCTCGGCGTTTATCTGCGCGACCTGCGTTCGATCATGCCGGTGGCAAGCCAGCTCCTGATGTTTCTCAGCCCGCTGTTCTACCCGGCGAGCGCGCTGCCGGAGAGCTTCCGCCGCCTGCTCCACCTCAACCCGCTGACGGGCATCATCGAGAACACGCGCACGGTGCTGTTTGCAGGCACCCCGCCGGATTGGACCGTGCTGGGCGTCCAGATCGTGGCGGGGCTGCTCTTCGCAACCTTCAGCTTCCGGCTGTTCCGCCACCTTCGTACTGGATTTGCCGACATTGTGTGA
- a CDS encoding glycosyltransferase family 4 protein, whose product MRILLLSRYSPRGPSSRLRHYQFLPALAEAGLTVTVAPLLPDSYLEALYTGQTRPPRSIAAAYAARIRQMATARNFDLLWIEKELLPWFPYGAERWILESAPPYVVDFDDAWFHHYDRSRWPLVRRILGGKLDRVMQHAALVAVGNDYLAKRAESAGARSIAILPTVVDLARYPACSPIDLSQAAGLPTVGWIGSPITDHYLNLVEEPLRRMVTRDEARISLVGATSAALSGLPAERHEWREETETSHIALFDIGIMPLADTPWERGKCGYKLIQYMACGKPVVASPVGVNRDIVEHGVNGFLAETPEEWTGALCRLAADPDLRRRLGAAGRAKVERHYSLAGAAPRLIELLRAAALPSVF is encoded by the coding sequence ATGCGTATCCTGCTGCTTTCTCGCTACAGCCCTCGAGGCCCCAGTAGCCGTCTCCGGCATTACCAGTTTCTGCCAGCATTGGCCGAAGCGGGGTTGACGGTCACCGTGGCGCCCCTGTTGCCCGATTCTTACCTGGAAGCCCTCTACACCGGACAGACACGCCCGCCGCGCAGCATCGCGGCGGCTTATGCGGCACGCATCCGTCAGATGGCGACGGCACGCAATTTCGATCTGCTGTGGATCGAGAAGGAACTGCTTCCCTGGTTCCCCTATGGGGCCGAGCGCTGGATTCTGGAATCGGCTCCGCCCTACGTCGTCGATTTCGACGATGCCTGGTTCCATCACTACGACCGCAGCCGCTGGCCTCTGGTACGTCGGATTCTGGGGGGCAAGCTTGATCGGGTGATGCAGCACGCGGCGCTGGTGGCTGTTGGAAACGACTATCTGGCCAAAAGGGCTGAATCAGCCGGAGCACGCTCGATCGCGATTCTTCCCACCGTCGTGGATCTTGCCCGCTATCCTGCCTGCTCTCCGATCGACCTGTCTCAAGCCGCCGGTCTGCCCACGGTGGGCTGGATCGGGTCTCCGATCACCGACCATTATCTCAATCTGGTGGAAGAGCCGCTGCGCCGGATGGTGACGAGGGACGAGGCCCGGATTTCCTTGGTCGGCGCCACCTCCGCGGCGCTGAGCGGACTGCCGGCCGAACGCCATGAATGGCGGGAGGAAACGGAAACCAGTCACATCGCCCTGTTCGACATCGGCATCATGCCGCTGGCCGACACGCCCTGGGAGCGCGGCAAGTGCGGTTACAAGCTGATCCAGTACATGGCTTGCGGCAAGCCGGTGGTGGCATCCCCGGTCGGCGTCAACCGGGACATCGTGGAGCATGGCGTCAACGGCTTCCTGGCCGAAACCCCGGAAGAATGGACCGGCGCGCTGTGCCGCCTCGCCGCCGATCCCGATCTGCGGCGGCGGCTGGGTGCGGCCGGCCGCGCCAAGGTGGAGCGGCACTATTCACTCGCAGGCGCCGCCCCGCGCCTGATCGAACTGCTGCGCGCCGCGGCGTTGCCCTCCGTGTTCTGA